One Bacillus sp. 1780r2a1 DNA segment encodes these proteins:
- a CDS encoding YitT family protein — protein sequence MLPVEEKKVKVVHRSLPRKMIIKRVLLILFGAILMAVGLEFFLVPNKVIDGGIVGVSIILSHLTSLKLGAYIFVLNLPFFYIGYKQIGKTFALSTLFGVSILSIATYIFHPLPVLTTDPLLATVFGGIILGIGVGIVIRYGGSLDGTEILAILFNKKMPFSVGEIIMFFNLFIIGSAGFVFGWDRAMYSLMAYFIAFKTIDIVIQGLDESKSAWIISEQYERIGETILARLGRGVTYLKGEGAYTGDDKKVIFCVITRLEEAKLKEIVDEIDSTAFFAVANIAEVRGGRFKKKDIH from the coding sequence ATGTTACCAGTTGAAGAAAAAAAAGTGAAAGTAGTGCATCGATCTTTGCCACGCAAGATGATTATTAAGCGTGTGTTACTAATTTTATTTGGCGCTATATTAATGGCGGTAGGTTTAGAATTTTTTCTAGTACCTAATAAAGTCATTGATGGAGGCATTGTTGGAGTGTCTATCATATTGTCTCATTTAACAAGTTTAAAGCTTGGAGCGTATATTTTTGTACTAAATTTACCTTTCTTTTATATAGGCTATAAGCAAATTGGCAAAACGTTTGCTTTATCAACTCTTTTTGGAGTCAGCATTTTATCTATTGCTACATACATTTTTCATCCACTGCCTGTGCTAACAACTGATCCACTTTTAGCAACGGTTTTTGGAGGTATCATTTTAGGTATTGGGGTAGGAATTGTAATTCGGTACGGTGGCTCTTTAGATGGCACAGAAATTCTCGCTATTTTATTTAACAAGAAAATGCCTTTTTCTGTTGGAGAAATTATCATGTTCTTTAATCTATTTATTATAGGAAGTGCAGGGTTTGTGTTTGGGTGGGATCGTGCTATGTATTCGTTAATGGCTTACTTCATTGCTTTTAAAACAATTGATATTGTTATTCAAGGGCTAGACGAGTCAAAATCTGCATGGATCATTAGCGAACAATACGAACGAATTGGTGAAACCATTTTAGCAAGGTTAGGCAGAGGAGTAACGTACTTAAAAGGAGAAGGAGCATATACGGGTGATGATAAAAAAGTAATCTTTTGCGTTATCACAAGGTTAGAAGAAGCAAAGCTAAAAGAAATTGTTGATGAAATTGATTCAACTGCCTTTTTCGCAGTAGCAAATATTGCTGAAGTAAGAGGAGGAAGGTTTAAGAAAAAAGATATCCACTAA
- a CDS encoding alpha/beta hydrolase, whose product MFKRLLKVLVVGVLVLLAVLIAFFVIWTQFDYKHSQEVENLGVSKQAIQKDGYLLFQPSDNSDIKGGYIIYQGAKVDAMAYGYYAQEVAKQGYLVGIVDAPFNVSFFSSNKVKEIMKEYPTIDNWFIGGHSLGGVVASSYAYNHQSRIKGLILLASYPMNKNDFSNTNYPILSLTGERDGLSTPNKISETKHLLSRNAKIVELKGANHAQFGLYGEQKGDNKATISPQEQQTQMVQHTVQWLNKQIK is encoded by the coding sequence ATGTTTAAACGATTACTTAAAGTACTAGTAGTAGGAGTTTTGGTTTTACTTGCTGTTTTGATAGCATTCTTTGTCATTTGGACACAGTTTGATTATAAGCATTCTCAAGAAGTTGAAAATTTAGGCGTTTCAAAGCAAGCGATACAAAAAGATGGCTACCTACTCTTTCAGCCAAGTGACAATAGTGATATAAAAGGTGGCTATATTATTTATCAAGGCGCAAAAGTAGATGCAATGGCATACGGTTACTACGCACAAGAAGTTGCAAAACAAGGATATCTAGTAGGCATAGTAGATGCGCCTTTTAATGTTAGTTTCTTTTCAAGTAACAAGGTAAAAGAAATTATGAAGGAATATCCTACTATTGATAATTGGTTTATCGGAGGCCATTCTTTGGGAGGAGTTGTAGCCAGTTCTTATGCGTATAATCATCAAAGTAGGATAAAAGGTCTTATTTTGTTGGCTTCCTATCCAATGAATAAAAATGATTTTTCAAACACGAATTATCCAATTCTATCCCTAACAGGTGAAAGAGATGGTTTATCAACGCCCAATAAGATTTCAGAAACAAAGCATTTACTTTCAAGGAATGCCAAAATAGTGGAGTTAAAAGGAGCAAACCATGCGCAGTTTGGTCTATACGGTGAACAAAAAGGGGATAATAAAGCAACGATTTCTCCTCAAGAACAGCAAACGCAAATGGTTCAACACACGGTTCAGTGGCTTAATAAGCAAATAAAATAA
- a CDS encoding DUF4397 domain-containing protein, whose translation MKKIKVGIASLMAVLLLAFTGNFASAASNDAMVRVVHASPDAPEVDVYVDGKAAVEGAAFKDATDYLTLPSGEHKVDIYAAGTKGKEEAVISTSLTVEAGKAYTVAAINKVASLELKVLEDDMNVTEGKAKVRVGHFSPDAPAVNVGVVNGPTLFENASFKQVTDYSEVDADTYDLEVTTADGNTKVLDLAGTNLEANTVYTVLAVNTADNLEPIVLKDNTAMPSEMPKTGMGGASEQSNDSLLPVLTLLGIGAVAIFVVRRHKGYEN comes from the coding sequence ATGAAAAAAATTAAAGTTGGTATTGCTTCTTTAATGGCTGTTTTATTACTTGCTTTTACCGGAAATTTCGCATCAGCTGCAAGCAATGACGCAATGGTACGTGTTGTTCATGCTTCACCAGATGCACCTGAAGTTGACGTATATGTTGATGGAAAAGCTGCTGTTGAAGGTGCGGCTTTTAAAGATGCTACTGATTATTTAACTTTACCTTCTGGTGAACATAAAGTTGACATCTATGCTGCTGGCACAAAAGGAAAAGAAGAGGCTGTCATTTCTACAAGCTTAACAGTTGAAGCCGGAAAAGCTTATACTGTAGCTGCAATTAACAAAGTGGCTAGTTTAGAATTGAAAGTACTTGAAGACGATATGAATGTAACAGAAGGAAAAGCCAAAGTACGTGTAGGCCACTTTTCTCCTGATGCTCCGGCCGTAAATGTAGGCGTTGTCAATGGCCCTACACTTTTTGAAAACGCATCATTTAAACAAGTAACAGATTATTCAGAAGTTGACGCTGATACGTATGATTTAGAAGTAACAACTGCTGACGGTAATACAAAAGTATTAGATCTTGCAGGTACAAACTTAGAAGCAAATACAGTATATACAGTTTTAGCTGTGAATACTGCTGATAACCTTGAGCCAATTGTCTTAAAAGACAACACAGCAATGCCTTCTGAAATGCCAAAAACAGGTATGGGTGGAGCTTCTGAGCAATCAAATGATTCTCTTCTTCCTGTATTAACTCTATTAGGAATTGGAGCGGTTGCTATCTTTGTTGTTCGTCGTCATAAAGGCTACGAGAATTAA
- a CDS encoding PD40 domain-containing protein, with translation MRRFFLCFFMIVLLPNTVQSASNFKVSFIRDGDVWIYESGKETKIPSSNEASEPVWSKDGSYIAYKNGKSLMAASVKGKQTEIEKNVQSYQWSPTGMELAYISNNILTIYNVKQKKKSHVALGVDQFSWFPDGEKFLITESATLSPRGWGAVKLYTVEKNANLDIKKVEPFATLPHPSDSFFAYTTSEFKWSENGHWISFLAIPTASMSADGNTLCVITSEGKAFQTIGTMLNVSNWFKWSPHQQELAFINGEGRIATENKTFTLKEMPVFKEHIFTPKGFADWDFTWAADKKIIISRVQESDWSNDVKKRPLPSLYTINLSKNEQEKLTNPLKGWGDYAPTYINHSKQTLWIRTNRKSANIMSGSTKQEKALIKDIDVPANYYDLYRWSDVFTVYEP, from the coding sequence ATGAGACGCTTTTTCTTATGCTTCTTCATGATAGTATTACTTCCAAACACAGTTCAATCAGCTTCTAATTTTAAGGTGAGTTTTATTCGAGATGGTGACGTGTGGATTTATGAAAGCGGAAAAGAAACAAAAATTCCTTCAAGCAATGAGGCAAGTGAACCGGTTTGGTCAAAGGATGGTTCCTATATCGCCTATAAAAACGGAAAATCGTTGATGGCCGCTAGCGTAAAAGGTAAGCAAACCGAAATTGAAAAGAATGTACAAAGCTATCAATGGTCACCAACTGGTATGGAGTTAGCTTACATATCAAACAACATTTTAACTATTTATAACGTTAAGCAAAAGAAAAAAAGCCATGTAGCCCTTGGTGTTGATCAATTTTCATGGTTCCCAGACGGTGAAAAATTTTTAATAACGGAGTCCGCGACGCTATCACCGAGAGGTTGGGGAGCGGTTAAGTTATATACAGTTGAAAAAAATGCAAACTTAGATATAAAAAAGGTTGAACCTTTTGCAACCTTGCCCCACCCCAGCGACTCCTTTTTTGCTTATACAACGAGTGAATTTAAGTGGTCAGAAAATGGCCATTGGATTAGCTTTTTAGCTATTCCGACAGCTTCTATGTCAGCGGATGGAAACACGCTATGCGTCATAACTTCTGAGGGCAAAGCTTTTCAAACAATCGGTACAATGCTAAACGTATCAAATTGGTTTAAATGGTCTCCACATCAGCAAGAGTTAGCTTTTATTAACGGAGAAGGTCGAATTGCTACTGAAAATAAAACGTTTACTTTAAAAGAAATGCCTGTTTTTAAAGAACATATCTTTACTCCAAAAGGGTTTGCTGATTGGGACTTTACATGGGCGGCGGATAAGAAAATTATTATTTCAAGAGTACAGGAATCGGATTGGTCAAACGACGTTAAGAAACGGCCGCTTCCCTCACTTTATACAATTAACTTATCAAAAAACGAGCAAGAAAAATTAACCAATCCTTTAAAAGGCTGGGGAGATTATGCACCAACATATATAAATCACTCTAAGCAAACCTTATGGATACGTACAAATCGCAAAAGTGCCAACATTATGTCTGGTAGTACCAAGCAAGAGAAAGCACTTATTAAAGATATTGATGTGCCCGCTAATTATTATGATTTATATCGGTGGAGTGATGTTTTCACTGTATACGAGCCCTAA
- a CDS encoding ABC transporter permease produces MIALIRYHYLTYLKSYRYIPPLALYLILLIITYTYTPNPILDSFYNTSIYLFFTFSWVTISFMHAENSKQERITRLHVRKKSVYFISKLISIVVMAVVLSAVSIIYPIVFNMFSSMPTVKEQLFGYFLHLVSCLTSMSVSLLFTRHMLRTGNLSWFGPVFVLVLTLAVAGVPYPYEGLQMFIYLLPPIAAMINFISEDSYVWVGFCWGIAYSAIVIGFYLSLVRNRDI; encoded by the coding sequence ATGATTGCATTAATACGATATCATTACCTTACGTATTTAAAGTCATACCGGTATATTCCGCCATTGGCTTTATACTTAATCTTATTAATTATTACCTATACATACACACCGAATCCAATACTAGATAGTTTCTATAATACTTCTATTTATTTATTCTTTACTTTCTCATGGGTTACAATTTCATTCATGCATGCAGAAAATAGTAAGCAAGAAAGAATTACAAGGCTACATGTAAGAAAAAAATCAGTTTATTTTATCAGTAAACTAATCAGTATTGTAGTAATGGCAGTTGTTCTAAGCGCTGTTTCAATCATATACCCAATCGTCTTTAATATGTTTTCTTCAATGCCCACTGTTAAAGAGCAATTGTTTGGATATTTTCTGCATTTGGTAAGCTGCTTAACAAGCATGAGTGTGTCATTGCTATTTACTCGCCATATGCTTCGCACGGGTAATCTTTCATGGTTTGGACCAGTTTTTGTGTTGGTGTTAACGCTGGCAGTAGCTGGTGTTCCTTATCCTTATGAAGGTTTGCAAATGTTTATTTATTTATTGCCACCAATAGCAGCCATGATAAATTTTATTAGTGAGGATTCCTATGTGTGGGTTGGCTTTTGCTGGGGAATAGCCTATTCGGCTATAGTAATAGGTTTTTATTTATCACTTGTCCGTAACCGAGATATTTAA
- a CDS encoding Ger(x)C family spore germination protein, which translates to MNKYLALIMMIIILVGCSRHRNIEQLSLVIGVGIDSLDTVNEKTDQHNLMLTHQTLVSPDRGGMSSSSSSPYKNIVTKGPTVHEITRDIALKQDPLFSQHQRILVFGEQAGKTFKLDALMDQLARDNEIRRSCLIFVTNGQAKDILTIKGMDTPPVNVIYDLVENRYRTNKILPTLSLGEISAKLETDQSFLVQRVSKLEKDIQLNGAALIKGRKIYAFLSQNDLQALSWLRGDIQGGIVYGKHGRYPFSFEIGSVKQKVKTKVKNDHSIHFDVYVKTSGRLSEDWDASDQKLSPSFINHIEKNVEKIIKSDTSKIVQKLQNDYQADAIEFREYVRINHPSFWKKHRKEWDTIFSNSTIDYHINVTIEDFGAKTDSG; encoded by the coding sequence ATGAATAAGTACTTGGCTCTCATCATGATGATAATTATATTAGTGGGTTGCTCTCGGCACCGTAATATTGAACAACTCTCACTCGTCATTGGCGTTGGTATTGATTCATTAGACACGGTAAACGAAAAGACGGATCAGCATAACCTTATGCTCACTCACCAAACTCTTGTATCTCCAGACCGAGGTGGGATGTCATCGTCCTCGTCCTCACCGTATAAAAACATTGTCACTAAAGGACCCACAGTACATGAAATTACACGAGATATTGCATTAAAACAAGACCCTTTGTTCAGTCAGCATCAGCGTATTTTAGTATTTGGTGAACAAGCTGGGAAGACCTTTAAATTAGACGCTCTGATGGATCAGCTTGCTAGGGATAATGAAATCCGCAGAAGCTGCCTTATTTTTGTTACAAATGGCCAAGCAAAGGATATTTTAACGATTAAAGGAATGGATACTCCACCGGTTAATGTCATATATGATTTAGTTGAAAATAGATATCGAACCAATAAAATACTTCCCACTTTATCATTAGGAGAAATATCAGCTAAGTTAGAAACGGACCAAAGCTTTTTAGTACAACGTGTTTCAAAGTTAGAAAAAGACATCCAGTTAAACGGAGCAGCTTTAATTAAAGGTAGGAAGATATACGCATTTTTATCTCAAAACGACTTACAAGCACTTAGTTGGTTAAGAGGGGATATTCAAGGTGGGATCGTGTACGGCAAGCATGGAAGGTATCCTTTCTCGTTTGAAATTGGTTCTGTTAAACAAAAAGTCAAAACCAAAGTTAAAAACGACCATAGCATTCATTTTGATGTCTACGTAAAGACATCTGGAAGGCTATCAGAAGATTGGGATGCTTCTGACCAGAAGCTTTCCCCTTCTTTTATTAACCATATTGAAAAAAATGTCGAAAAAATTATAAAATCAGATACAAGCAAAATAGTTCAAAAACTCCAAAATGACTATCAAGCAGATGCAATTGAATTTAGAGAATATGTACGAATTAACCACCCTTCATTTTGGAAGAAACATCGAAAAGAATGGGACACTATTTTTTCAAATTCTACTATTGATTATCATATTAACGTTACAATTGAAGATTTTGGAGCAAAAACAGACAGCGGCTAA
- a CDS encoding class F sortase, whose amino-acid sequence MKNMRWALPVICTAFLGLVGCSAQSVTTTAQPEPEKVKMAETKLTSSPPQASVNVSAPSQLTIPKLSIQAPIEKTGLTNDGQMGVPDNGNDVAWFEPGTKPGNEGNAVIAGHVDDKEGPAVFYNLHKLDKGDEIFVSDESGNVLTFVVTNKEAYPREDAPLREIFGPTFDHQLNLITCTGLFDRQNKTHEERLVVYTKLQDTKGANAQ is encoded by the coding sequence ATGAAGAACATGAGATGGGCTTTACCAGTTATATGCACAGCTTTTTTAGGGTTAGTCGGTTGCTCAGCACAGTCAGTCACAACTACTGCACAACCAGAGCCTGAAAAAGTAAAAATGGCAGAAACAAAATTAACAAGTTCGCCTCCACAAGCGTCAGTTAATGTTTCTGCCCCATCTCAGCTTACAATACCAAAGTTAAGCATTCAAGCGCCGATTGAAAAAACCGGCTTAACAAATGACGGACAAATGGGGGTTCCTGATAACGGTAACGATGTGGCATGGTTTGAACCTGGTACAAAGCCTGGTAATGAAGGAAATGCTGTTATTGCTGGACATGTTGATGATAAGGAAGGACCCGCAGTTTTTTACAACCTTCATAAACTTGATAAAGGCGATGAAATTTTTGTATCCGACGAATCAGGTAATGTGCTTACATTTGTTGTTACCAATAAAGAAGCCTACCCTCGTGAAGATGCACCTTTACGAGAAATCTTTGGACCAACATTTGATCATCAACTTAATTTAATTACATGTACAGGATTATTCGATAGACAAAATAAAACACATGAAGAACGTCTTGTTGTTTATACAAAACTTCAGGATACTAAAGGAGCCAATGCTCAATAA
- a CDS encoding GNAT family N-acetyltransferase: MNIRLLTKEDADIYWELRLTALRDHPESFVLSYEEECEKEVSDIRKQFPTLEDEFIVGGFLDDKLVGIVGYKKQKPLKVQHKGEVWGMYVAPEARGMGLGKSLLKTVVEQASKSKELLQIYLVVAANNPGAKALYTSLGFKSYGFEKQALHVDDKFIDEEHMVLYM; encoded by the coding sequence ATGAACATTCGGTTATTAACGAAAGAAGATGCAGATATTTATTGGGAGCTACGTTTAACAGCCCTGCGAGATCATCCAGAAAGTTTTGTTTTAAGTTACGAAGAAGAATGTGAAAAAGAAGTGTCAGATATTCGCAAGCAGTTTCCTACGCTTGAAGATGAGTTTATTGTGGGAGGTTTTCTTGATGATAAACTGGTTGGAATTGTAGGGTATAAAAAACAAAAGCCTTTAAAAGTTCAGCATAAAGGAGAGGTTTGGGGAATGTACGTAGCTCCAGAAGCGAGGGGGATGGGGCTTGGAAAATCACTTTTAAAAACAGTTGTTGAACAAGCTTCAAAATCAAAAGAGCTGCTGCAAATCTATCTTGTAGTGGCAGCTAATAATCCAGGCGCCAAAGCTCTGTACACATCTTTAGGATTTAAAAGTTATGGATTTGAAAAACAAGCTTTACACGTAGATGATAAATTCATTGATGAAGAACATATGGTTCTTTATATGTAG
- a CDS encoding ATP-binding cassette domain-containing protein produces METLIQLKNVSKSYKKQTVLENVHTTFQKGETVAIVGKNGAGKSTLLKILGGLIKPTKGSVTIDSCVGLPAFVVEQFPQELPFRLQDYLFHMGRIQQISKKKLLLKIEELLETFDMTEYKYEEITSFSKGMKQKVNMMQAMLGSSELLLLDEPLSGLDAKAQVDVEKAFRRLKDRGMTIIFTCHEERLIQVTADRVITIGAQKILRSQRIESIDRLAVIEADFIINKPIRELKGKCAKVEQHGSRYTLYIKKQDMNQLLKELIEVRADIHRIEIIEREDY; encoded by the coding sequence ATGGAAACATTAATTCAATTGAAAAATGTCTCAAAATCATACAAAAAGCAAACGGTACTAGAAAATGTCCATACAACTTTTCAAAAGGGAGAAACAGTAGCCATTGTCGGCAAAAACGGTGCCGGAAAGAGTACGTTATTAAAGATTTTAGGAGGGTTAATTAAGCCAACTAAAGGGAGTGTAACAATTGATTCCTGCGTTGGATTACCGGCATTTGTGGTAGAACAATTTCCTCAAGAACTTCCATTTCGACTTCAAGATTATCTATTCCATATGGGGCGTATTCAGCAAATCTCGAAAAAAAAGCTGCTTTTAAAAATTGAAGAGTTGCTCGAGACCTTTGACATGACCGAGTATAAGTATGAAGAAATTACATCTTTTTCAAAAGGGATGAAGCAAAAAGTCAACATGATGCAAGCAATGTTGGGATCTTCAGAGCTTCTTCTTCTTGATGAACCGTTATCTGGTCTAGATGCCAAAGCACAGGTTGATGTTGAGAAAGCGTTTCGTCGATTAAAAGATCGAGGGATGACCATTATTTTTACTTGTCATGAAGAAAGGTTAATTCAAGTAACAGCAGATCGAGTAATTACCATTGGTGCCCAAAAAATACTTCGAAGTCAGCGTATTGAGTCTATAGATAGGCTTGCTGTTATTGAAGCAGACTTTATTATAAATAAGCCGATTCGAGAGCTCAAAGGGAAGTGTGCTAAAGTTGAGCAGCACGGTAGCCGTTATACGCTTTATATTAAAAAGCAAGACATGAACCAATTGCTCAAAGAGCTAATCGAGGTACGAGCAGATATTCATCGGATAGAAATTATTGAAAGGGAAGACTATTAG
- a CDS encoding glycerophosphodiester phosphodiesterase encodes MQHKWLIVLLITCLVGVAFFIGNASVGTTAEKNPLIIAHRGASGHEPEHTIEAYKLAQKMKSDYIEIDLHMSKDGQLVAIHDYALHRTTNGTGYVKNKTVKQLQALDAGSWFSTKRKGAYIPTLDEIFATFGNDIRYYIETKSPHEYPGMEKKLMTLLDTYNINKQQLIIQSFSDESLRTFHHLEPSIMLIQLVSYRQGLLTPNQLKNIHRYADGIGPSSKTLTKSYIKTVQAYGLDIHAYTVNDTKEMKKLIQWGVNGIFTNYPDRLYQAVHPYKKTPFTYNFPM; translated from the coding sequence ATGCAGCATAAATGGCTTATTGTACTTTTAATTACGTGCCTAGTGGGAGTTGCTTTTTTTATTGGTAACGCCAGCGTGGGTACTACTGCTGAAAAAAACCCGCTTATCATTGCCCACCGCGGAGCTTCTGGCCATGAACCAGAGCATACAATAGAAGCCTATAAGCTGGCACAAAAAATGAAAAGTGACTATATTGAGATTGACCTTCATATGTCTAAAGATGGGCAACTAGTGGCCATTCATGACTATGCCCTACACCGTACAACGAATGGAACAGGATATGTGAAAAATAAAACTGTAAAGCAACTTCAGGCTTTAGATGCAGGAAGCTGGTTTTCTACTAAACGAAAAGGAGCTTATATTCCAACACTTGACGAAATTTTTGCTACGTTTGGAAACGACATTCGCTATTATATTGAAACAAAATCACCTCATGAATATCCCGGTATGGAAAAAAAGCTAATGACTCTTTTAGATACGTACAATATAAATAAACAACAGCTTATTATTCAATCGTTTAGTGATGAAAGTCTGCGCACTTTTCACCACTTAGAACCTTCTATTATGCTCATTCAATTAGTTTCCTATAGACAAGGCTTATTAACGCCGAATCAGTTAAAGAACATTCATCGATACGCTGATGGAATCGGCCCAAGTTCGAAGACATTAACAAAAAGCTATATAAAAACGGTTCAAGCATATGGACTAGACATTCATGCTTATACAGTAAACGATACAAAAGAGATGAAAAAGCTAATTCAATGGGGTGTAAACGGTATTTTCACGAATTATCCTGACCGTTTATATCAAGCTGTTCATCCTTACAAAAAGACCCCTTTTACATATAATTTTCCTATGTAA
- a CDS encoding DUF3885 domain-containing protein — MNNVTLQSYLSHLFPNVQMKKPLFYNAPIGIRFKLTNQKRVWEQGYMKNVYKRTYQIFKALHDEEDELIVVFRSPSPKTELSFLKRTDILMKKFIRSRLRKTSVQLLSTKNEYAIACKPTDLKQKQLLQSIANRDLHIQPAIEEECYIINVSKGTIFHLYDDRALDVVSNNQRSLGLLQEKFKEWILDMDATEHSPIS, encoded by the coding sequence ATGAACAATGTTACTTTACAATCATATTTATCTCACTTATTTCCTAATGTCCAAATGAAAAAACCGCTTTTTTACAATGCACCAATAGGTATTCGATTCAAGCTAACAAATCAAAAGCGCGTGTGGGAACAAGGGTATATGAAAAATGTTTATAAACGCACATACCAAATTTTTAAAGCACTTCATGATGAAGAGGATGAGCTCATCGTAGTATTTCGTTCGCCATCTCCAAAAACTGAACTATCTTTTCTAAAGCGCACTGATATATTAATGAAAAAATTTATTCGCTCTCGGTTAAGAAAGACAAGCGTACAGCTGTTATCAACTAAAAATGAGTATGCTATTGCATGCAAGCCAACTGACTTGAAGCAAAAACAGTTACTACAATCTATTGCGAATCGCGATTTACATATCCAACCTGCGATTGAAGAGGAATGTTACATTATCAATGTAAGCAAAGGAACCATTTTTCATCTCTATGATGATCGAGCGTTAGATGTCGTATCTAATAATCAACGTTCGCTTGGGTTACTACAAGAAAAGTTTAAAGAATGGATTTTGGATATGGATGCTACTGAACATTCACCAATAAGCTAA
- the yidC gene encoding membrane protein insertase YidC: MKRHYKLLAVLGMVLIALAGCSTQNPVTSTSGGFWDHYFVYPLSLALTNVAEFLGGSYGLSIIAVTIIIRLVLLPLILKQQKSTMAMQALRPEMEAIQKKYAGKKDPETQQKLQKEMMALYQKHQINPLGGCLPILIQMPIIFAFYNAIARTEEIAQHSFLWVSLGAPDPYFILPIVAAVTTFLQIRVSMTDEIQPPMKMMMNIMPVFVLVAGFTLPSALALYWVIGNLFGIGQGYYLKKRMTLLKSKSDTKPAPTK, encoded by the coding sequence ATGAAACGACATTATAAATTATTAGCAGTTTTAGGAATGGTATTAATTGCACTAGCAGGATGTAGTACACAGAATCCTGTTACGTCTACAAGCGGCGGGTTTTGGGATCACTACTTTGTGTATCCTTTGTCTCTTGCGTTAACAAATGTAGCAGAATTTCTTGGTGGTAGTTATGGATTATCTATCATTGCTGTCACAATTATTATTCGTCTAGTTCTACTACCTCTTATTTTAAAGCAACAAAAAAGCACTATGGCTATGCAAGCATTACGTCCTGAAATGGAAGCTATTCAAAAAAAATATGCAGGTAAGAAAGATCCTGAAACGCAGCAAAAGCTTCAAAAAGAAATGATGGCGTTATATCAAAAGCACCAAATTAATCCTTTAGGCGGATGTTTGCCTATTTTGATTCAAATGCCAATTATCTTTGCGTTTTATAACGCTATTGCACGTACAGAAGAAATTGCACAACATTCATTTTTATGGGTGAGTTTAGGTGCCCCAGATCCATACTTTATCTTACCAATTGTTGCAGCTGTTACGACATTCTTACAAATTCGTGTAAGTATGACCGATGAAATCCAGCCTCCAATGAAGATGATGATGAACATTATGCCAGTCTTTGTACTAGTTGCTGGTTTTACACTTCCATCCGCTTTAGCTCTATATTGGGTTATTGGTAACTTATTTGGTATTGGACAAGGTTATTATTTGAAAAAGAGAATGACGTTATTAAAAAGCAAATCAGATACTAAACCAGCTCCTACTAAGTAA